In Cicer arietinum cultivar CDC Frontier isolate Library 1 chromosome 1, Cicar.CDCFrontier_v2.0, whole genome shotgun sequence, one DNA window encodes the following:
- the LOC101497641 gene encoding uncharacterized protein — protein MSSTKRNFPFQEDVANHPKKPKESASEPLPSPRVVLNSSDTDLDFNIECNGVVGYGLHEEGFGYCWSGARANVGITKGRYCFSCIVVSSQRVDIDDTAPDQQNLCRLGVSRGDDAVGALGESTNSFGFGGTGKFSNAGKFFNFGDRFGVGDTIVCCIDLESKPLATIGFSKNGKWLGTAFQFDVGSLGLGALDSTFPKDSPWGCALFPHVLLKNVVVQMQFSVEQGLVPREGFRPWALAVVDGNAVLGPSFSEPKDCELMMMVGLPASGKTVWAEKWVKDHPEKRYVLLGTNLILEQMKVPGLLRKNNYSERFDRLMDKATAMFNVILSRAASVPRNYIIDQTNVYRNARKRKLKPFADYQKIAVVVFPKPEDLKRRYDKRFKETGKKVPTDALNNMIANYVLPKSKDMPHSDEYFDKVLFVELNRDESQKYLDQMKQNTASLSNNNPSTLSCRGSFQSSAGSGLQNQGSLAGSSIPLQASYSPISPSNYGMPSQVSAGGHMTEPRMTVYPLSGGYPSSQISQAARVPSPCGLHSYDEASCFPRDNAGYDRTYGVIPTGGIEAYTNPVLGSHYRPNIAGSHMGFHGTFHDSYRNGMHEPSPIATFHDSYRNGMHEPSPIASARTTPFDYSTYDRPYVDNRDFLSDLHTPAPTTYSLPPYGAPTLRPHHGGLPDNLQYSGKYASQHPRYYP, from the exons ATGTCTTCCACAAAACGTAACTTCCCTTTCCAAGAAGACGTGGCAAATCATCCAAAAAAACCAAAGGAATCTGCATCGGAACCCCTTCCTTCACCTCGCGTTGTTCTCAATTCCTCAGACACTGACTTAG ATTTTAATATTGAATGCAATGGAGTTGTTGGATATGGTCTTCATGAGGAAGGGTTTGGTTATTGTTGGTCTGGTGCTAGAGCTAATGTTGGAATAACAAAGGGTAGGTATTGTTTTAGTTGCATTGTTGTTTCTTCACAACGAGTTGATATTGATGATACTGCCCCTGATCAGCAAAATTTATGTCGTCTTGGTGTTTCTAGAGGGGATGATGCTGTTGGAGCTCTTGGTGAGTCCACAAATAGCTTTGGTTTCGGTGGTACCGGAAAGTTTTCCAATGCGGggaagttttttaattttggtgATAGGTTTGGTGTTGGTGATACAATAGTTTGTTGCATTGACCTTGAGAGTAAACCACTTGCTACTATTGGTTTTTCCAAGAATGGTAAATGGTTGGGTACTGCATTTCAATTTGATGTTGGTTCTCTTGGTCTTGGAGCGTTGGATTCTACTTTTCCGAAGGATTCGCCTTGGGGGTGTGCACTTTTTCCGCATGTTCTGTTGAAAAATGTTGTGGTTCAGATGCAGTTTAGTGTTGAACAAGGGCTTGTTCCTCGAGAAGGGTTTAGACCTTGGGCCTTGGCTGTTGTGGATGGGAACGCGGTTTTGGGACCTTCTTTTTCTGAACCGAAGGATTGTGAATTGATGATGATGGTTGGGTTACCGGCTTCGGGCAAGACTGTGTGGGCTGAAAAATGGGTGAAAGATCATCCCGAGAAGCGTTATGTTTTGCTTGGGACAAACTTAATTCTTGAGCAGATGAAG GTTCCTGGACTGCTGCGGAAAAACAACTACAGTGAAAGGTTTGATCGTTTGATGGACAAGGCAACTGCAATGTTCAATGTAATTCTTTCCAGGGCGGCTAGTGTACCTCGCAATTATATAATTGACCAGACAAATGTGTACAGAAATGCACGCAAGCGTAAGCTTAAGCCATTTGCCGACTATCAAAAG ATTGCTGTTGTTGTGTTCCCCAAGCCGGAAGATCTTAAGAGACGTTAtgataaaagatttaaagaaacggGGAAAAAAGTTCCAACTGATGCTTTGAATAACATGAttg CTAATTATGTTCTACCTAAAAGCAAGGATATGCCTCATTCAGATGAGTATTTTGATAAG GTTCTGTTTGTAGAACTGAACCGAGACGAGTCTCAGAAATATTTGGATCAGATGAAGCAAAATACTGCTTCTCTATCTAATAACAACCCATCAACATTATCGTGCAGAGGTTCTTTTCAGTCTTCTGCCGGATCAGGTCTGCAGAATCAAGGAAGTTTGGCAG GCAGTAGCATTCCCCTGCAAGCCTCTTATTCTCCGATCTCTCCATCCAACTATGGGATGCCTAGTCAA GTCAGTGCAGGTGGTCATATGACTGAACCTCGTATGACTGTGTATCCATTGTCTGGAGGATATCCAAGCAGTCAAATTTCACAAGCTGCAAGAGTACCATCTCCTTGTGGGCTTCATTCCTATGATGAAGCATCTTGTTTTCCTAGAGACAATGCTGGTTACGATCGAACTTATGGTGTCATTCCTACCGGCGGCATTGAGGCTTACACAAACCCTGTTTTGGGTAGCCATTACAGGCCAAACATTGCAGGGAGCCATATGGGTTTCCATGGTACTTTTCATGATTCCTACAGGAATGGCATGCATGAACCCTCTCCAATTGCTACTTTTCATGATTCCTACAGGAATGGCATGCATGAACCCTCTCCAATTGCAAGTGCAAGGACAACGCCTTTCGATTATAGTACTTATGACAGACCTTATGTTGACAACAGAGATTTCCTGTCTGACCTGCATACACCTGCCCCAACCACAT ATTCACTTCCCCCATATGGGGCACCAACTCTAAGACCTCATCATGGAGGGTTACCTGATAACTTGCAGTATTCAGGGAAGTATGCTTCTCAGCATCCAAGATACTATCCCTGA
- the LOC140920566 gene encoding F-box protein At1g61340-like, with product MELSFASTFRRKRINFNSDFSPLESLPQDILLHVLCGVDHDDLKQLFHVSKTIRDATLLVEKSHFKFTTPKKNTLPFYNCDLIDTNYKFSEIEMSNAPLKKPKESKFNSEELSEISMILFCIIDLIRDEDCEI from the exons ATGGAACTAAGTTTTGCTAGCACATTTAGAAGGAAGAGAATCAATTTCAACTCAGATTTTTCTCCCCTCGAATCTCTTCCTCAAGATATTCtg TTACATGTTTTGTGTGGTGTGGACCATGATGATTTGAAGCAGCTTTTTCATGTGTCCAAAACAATTAGAGATGCA ACTCTGCTTGTGGAGAAATCACATTTTAAGTTTACCACACCAAAGAAGAACACTTTaccattttataattgtgatCTAATTGACACAAATTATAAGTTTTCAGAAATTGAAATGTCAAATGCACCATTGAAGAAACCAAAAGAGTCAAAGTTCAATTCGGAAGAATTAAGTGAAATATCcatgattttattttgtatcATAGATTTGATTAGAGATGAAGATTGTGAAATATAG
- the LOC101498197 gene encoding nuclear intron maturase 4, mitochondrial: MLNLTTTSNNFLKSLHTLTFLRLTSSLATELASLIKQSSPAKTLNPKPQTRMELKRFLELRIKKRVKSQRSTNNGKFHNLIKNVISNPQTLRDAYNIIKINSNTIVHPVTVSSKRGENSGDSTKRYEDNENGYFIDDVAQRNGDCYFIDDVPQRNGDSYFIDDVAQQLNEGSFDVNANTYSMSTRKKKKKKELKEEDELLLVLPNLKLRVVQEALRIVLEVIFKPNFSKISHGCRSGRGREAALKYICKSVLSPDWWFALLVEKKFDCLLMDKLVCVMEDKIEDGFLFDLIKSMFDANVLNLEFGGFPKGHGLPQEGILSPILMNIYLDLFDSEFHRLSMKYEGVGGGGELFDGDKPRSALRGWFRRELDGGGVENSSVKVYCVRFMDEIFFAVSGSRDCAVNFKFEIESYLKESLMLDAGGGRTDVLPCVGASSVRFLGALIKRNVEDSPAVKAVHKLKDKIEMFALQKLEAWNYGTVRIGKKWLGHGLKKVKESEIKHLADNSSTLNRISCYRKPGMETDHWYKHLLKIWMQDVQVRNAKSEENVLSKFVGEPALPQELTDSFYEFMKQTEKYISCEADSIVKLLGNNNGSTEQVIAKTEIIAPVYAIKKRLERYGLTTSHGFSRSANLLVMHDTSEIIDWFSGIACRWLKWYEDCANFNEIKFLISDQIRKSCIRTLAAKYRIHETEIEKRFDEELSRLPPSQDTENEMMNEVLGVQVFDNDEALTYGIAYSGLCLLSLARIVTQARPCNCFVLGCSAPAPRVYTLHVMERQKSPSLMTGFSTCIHPSLNKRRLGLCKQHLRDLYLGHISLQSIDFGEWK; encoded by the coding sequence ATGCTCAATCTCACAACCACTTCCAATAACTTTCTCAAATCACTTCACACTCTCACCTTCCTTAGACTCACCTCTTCTCTCGCAACCGAACTCGCCTCCTTAATCAAACAATCTTCTCCTgccaaaaccctaaatcctaaaccccaAACACGAATGGAGCTTAAACGCTTCCTCGAACTCCGAATCAAAAAACGCGTCAAATCACAACGCTCCACCAACAACGGTAAGTTTCATAACTTAATCAAAAACGTCATTTCCAATCCCCAAACACTCCGCGACGCTTACAACATCATCAAAATCAACTCCAACACAATCGTTCACCCCGTAACCGTTTCCTCAAAACGCGGCGAAAATAGTGGAGACTCCACAAAACGCTACGAAGATAACGAAAACGGTTATTTCATCGATGACGTGGCACAACGGAACGGAGACTGTTATTTCATTGATGACGTGCCACAACGGAACGGAGATAGTTATTTCATTGATGACGTGGCACAGCAGCTTAACGAAGGTAGTTTCGACGTGAACGCAAATACTTATTCAATGTCAAcgagaaaaaagaagaagaaaaaagaattgaaaGAGGAAGATGAGTTATTGTTAGTGCTTCCTAATTTGAAGTTGAGAGTTGTTCAGGAAGCGTTGAGGATTGTGTTGGAAGTGATTTTCAAGCCAAATTTCTCTAAGATTTCGCACGGTTGCCGGAGCGGAAGGGGCCGGGAGGCGGCGTTGAAGTACATATGCAAAAGTGTGTTGAGTCCTGATTGGTGGTTTGCTTTgcttgtggaaaagaaatttgattgtTTATTGATGGATAAGTTAGTTTGTGTAATGGAGGATAAGATAGAGGATggttttttgtttgatttgattaaaAGTATGTTTGATGCTAATGTGTTGAATCTTGAGTTTGGTGGTTTTCCTAAGGGACATGGTTTACCACAAGAAGGTATTTTGTCACCTATTTTGATGAATATTTATCttgatttatttgatagtgAATTTCATAGGTTGTCGATGAAATACGAAGGTGTAGGTGGTGGTGGAGAGCTTTTTGATGGAGATAAGCCGCGCTCTGCATTGCGCGGTTGGTTTCGTAGAGAGTTGGATGGTGGTGGTGTTGAGAATTCTAGTGTTAAAGTTTATTGTGTTAGGTTTATGGATGAGATTTTTTTCGCAGTTTCTGGTTCTAGGGATTGTGCTGTCAATTTTAAGTTTGAGATTGAGAGTTATCTAAAAGAATCTTTGATGTTGGATGCTGGGGGTGGTCGAACCGATGTGCTGCCATGTGTAGGTGCTAGCAGTGTTCGGTTTTTGGGGGCATTGATAAAAAGAAATGTTGAAGACAGTCCTGCTGTGAAAGCAGTTCACAAGTTGAAAGATAAAATTGAGATGTTTGCTTTGCAGAAGCTTGAGGCTTGGAATTATGGGACGGTTAGAATAGGGAAGAAATGGTTAGGCCATGGTTTGAAGAAAGTCAAGGAATCAGAGATCAAACATTTAGCTGATAATAGCTCTACCCTAAATAGGATTTCATGTTACCGAAAGCCTGGGATGGAAACTGATCATTGGTATAAGCACTTGTTGAAGATATGGATGCAGGATGTTCAAGTGAGAAATGCCAAAAGCGAAGAAAATGTCTTGTCTAAGTTCGTTGGAGAGCCGGCTCTTCCGCAAGAGCTAACGGATTCCTTTTACGAGTTTATGAAGCAGACAGAGAAGTATATATCTTGTGAGGCAGATTCTATTGTCAAGCTTTTGGGAAATAATAACGGTTCGACAGAACAGGTGATAGCTAAAACCGAGATTATCGCTCCTGTCTATGCCATAAAAAAGCGTCTCGAGAGATATGGATTAACTACATCACATGGATTCTCACGATCTGCTAATTTGCTTGTCATGCACGATACAAGTGAAATAATTGACTGGTTTTCAGGGATTGCTTGCCGCTGGCTGAAATGGTATGAAGATTGTGCTAACTTTaatgaaataaagtttttgataTCGGATCAAATTAGGAAATCATGCATTCGTACTTTAGCAGCAAAGTATCGGATACATGAAACGGAGATAGAAAAGCGGTTTGATGAAGAACTAAGTAGGCTTCCACCATCGCAGGACACGGAGAACGAGATGATGAATGAAGTATTGGGTGTTCAAGTTTTTGACAACGATGAGGCGTTAACGTACGGAATTGCATATAGTGGTTTGTGTTTGTTGTCACTGGCAAGAATTGTGACCCAAGCAAGACCATGTAATTGTTTTGTACTAGGGTGCTCAGCTCCAGCACCAAGAGTGTATACTCTTCATGTAATGGAAAGGCAAAAGTCTCCAAGCTTGATGACTGGGTTTTCAACTTGCATTCATCCAAGCTTAAATAAACGGCGACTAGGGTTGTGTAAGCAGCATTTGAGGGATTTGTATCTTGGTCATATATCACTTCAGTCCATTGACTTTGGTGAATGGAAGTGA
- the LOC101509862 gene encoding putative FBD-associated F-box protein At1g61330, with amino-acid sequence MSNPNQRNHLLPIHNLPSDIVENILTFLPIKGAIVASTIAQRFKTSWHRNRRFLFGREFSTRYGQLELATMVDHMFNSHHGEEIKTLRLHIDPIGIEALLKKWLNICVKKDIEELELYFFRLGFTIEFSVLDGLHKLKTLKLINCEIQLLKDPVGLRFLHTLNLWKLNLTQEMFDILISHCKMLETLDLYFCLIFKKMKIVGSNNKQFKKLRIAGCRDLVDIKIDSSTLSSFFYHGKLPRIQFVQAMRLYEAYFYIIPSRNYIQPAQLEALANDFSKVAVLTTSSILIEALSARFRDGIFREAEYNFFYLRELQLFMEGGMFCNPYDIYLFLKRCPSLQKLFIDLDDYQFECGVYWELHQKHQLNTIDHLFTRLQFVVLKNFKFMDHEIELVKMILERASILDKLYLIPPKSGRYSKLEPDLAKYDKYFQTFKIASKNFGIDYKEHCVKFPTHSKCWFHQSLGLGGIYN; translated from the exons ATGTCCAATCCAAACCAACGAAATCATCTTCTACCAATTCATAATCTTCCATCTGATATAGTAGAAAATATTCTCACCTTTTTACCCATCAAAGGGGCAATTGTTGCTTCGACTATAGCTCAAAGGTTCAAGACATCATGGCATCGTAACCGTAGATTTTTGTTTGGTAGAGAGTTTTCTACTCGCTATGGCCAACTAGAGTTGGCCACAATGGTTGATCATATGTTCAATTCGCACCATGGCGAAGAGATTAAAACTCTTAGATTACACATCGATCCTATTGGGATCGAAGCGCTGCTTAAGAAATGGCTAAACATATGTGTTAAAAAAGATATAGAAGAacttgaattgtatttttttcgATTGGGTTTCACAATTGAATTTAGTGTTCTTGACGGACTACACAAGTTGAAAACTctaaaattaatcaattgtgAAATTCAATTGCTCAAAGATCCAGTTGGTTTGCGATTTTTGCACACTTTGAATCTATGGAAGCTCAATCTCACTCAAGAGATGTTTGATATATTGATTTCTCATTGCAAGATGCTTGAAACTCttgatttgtatttttgtttgatatttaagaaaatgaaaatagttgGTAGTAACAACAAACAATTCAAAAAGTTGAGAATTGCTGGTTGCCGTGACTTGGttgatattaaaattgattcatCAACTCTTAGTTCATTTTTTTACCATGGAAAATTGCCTAGAATTCAATTTGTTCAAGCAATGAGATTGTATGAGGCTTATTTTTACATTATACCTTCAAGAAACTACATTCAACCTGCTCAGCTTGAAGCTCTAGCAAATGATTTTTCTAAGGTCGCTGTTCTCACCACTTCATCTATACTTATAGAg GCTTTGTCTGCAAGGTTTCGTGATGGGATATTTCGAGAAGCagaatacaattttttttatctgagGGAGCTTCAACTGTTTATGGAAGGAGGAATGTTTTGCAATCCATATGACATCTACTTGTTTCTCAAACGTTGTCCATCCTTGCAGAAATTGTTCATCGAT CTGGATGATTACCAATTTGAGTGTGGAGTGTATTGGGAATTGCATCAGAAGCATCAACTCAACACCATCGATCACCTCTTCACTCGACTCCAATTTGTTGTGCTAAAAAATTTCAAGTTTATGGATCATGAAATTGAGTTGgttaaaatgattttggaaagaGCATCTATTTTGGACAAGTTGTATCTGATCCCACCAAAATCTGGTCGTTACAGCAAGTTAGAACCAGATTTAGCAAagtatgataaatattttcagACATTTAAAATAGCATCAAAAAACTTTGGAATAGATTATAAGGAGCATTGTGTCAAGTTTCCAACTCATAGCAAATGTTGGTTCCACCAGAGTTTGGGTTTGGGTGGTATCTATAACTAA
- the LOC101498971 gene encoding calmodulin-binding protein 60 C — MKTRYMERSNSMAMEKRSLDSSASEEDQPERKRPALASVIVEALKVDSLQKLCSSLEPILRRVVSEEVERALAKLGPANFSERSSPKRIEGPDGRNLQLQFRTRLSLPLFTGGKVEGEQGTAIHIVLIDANTGHVVTSGPSSCVRLDIIVLEGDFNNEDDDTWSEEEFESHVVKEREGKRPLLTGDLLVTLKEGVGTLGDLTFTDNSSWIRSRKFRLGLKVSSGCCEGMRIREAKTEAFTVKDHRGELYKKHYPPALTDEVWRLEKIGKDGSFHKRLNKAGICSVEDVLRLVVRDPQRLRNILGSGMSNKMWEVLVEHAKTCVLSGKLYVYYPDDARNVGVVFNNIYELIGLITNDQYYSADSLSNSQKVYVDTLVKKAYENWMHVIEYDGKSLLNYNQNRNLGMSQPQVPVGSHDYSISNSLDQQISIPSLPVPVPTGQPSMDPSATVGGYHHGTTTGFSIQPHNSNLNSSIQFGNTAFPLQNLLTSASHQSQLPTNDNELSLGPPQSATPGFQTVGISDPTYRGFEDFFPEEDIRMRSHEMLENEDMQHLLRIFNMGGQSHSSFNAPEDGYPYSSPYMPATSINYNMDDERNRSSGKAVVGWLKLKAALRWGIFVRKKAAERRARLVELDES; from the exons TGTAATTGTTGAAGCCTTGAAGGTGGACAGTCTGCAGAAACTTTGCTCGTCACTGGAGCCTATTCTACGAAGAGTT GTTAGTGAAGAAGTGGAACGCGCTTTAGCAAAATTAGGCCCTGCCAATTTTAGTGAGag ATCTTCTCCCAAGCGCATAGAAGGCCCTGATGGAAGAAATTTACAGTTACAATTCAGGACCAGGTTATCCCTTCCCCTCTTTACTGGTGGGAAAGTGGAGGGGGAGCAGGGCACTGCCATACATATTGTTTTGATTGATGCAAACACAGGCCATGTTGTCACATCTGGTCCATCGTCATGTGTCAGACTAGATATTATTGTACTTGAAGGGGATTTCAATAATGAGGATGATGATACTTGGAGTGAAGAAGAATTTGAGAGCCATGTTGTGAAAGAGCGAGAAGGAAAAAGGCCTCTTCTGACTGGTGATCTGCTAGTGACACTGAAGGAGGGTGTAGGAACACTGGGCGATCTTACATTTACAGACAACTCTAGCTGGATAAGGAGTCGGAAGTTCAGACTGGGGCTAAAAGTTTCCTCGGGTTGTTGTGAGGGAATGCGTATTCGTGAAGCCAAAACAGAGGCTTTCACTGTTAAGGATCACCGCGGAGAAT TATACAAGAAACACTATCCACCTGCCTTGACTGATGAGGTCTGGAGATTGGAGAAGATTGGCAAGGATGGGTCCTTTCACAAAAGGCTAAATAAAGCAGGAATATGTTCTGTTGAGGATGTCCTTCGACTTGTGGTTAGAGACCCACAAAGATTGCGGAAT ATTCTCGGGAGTGGCATGTCAAATAAAATGTGGGAGGTTCTCGTTGAGCATGCGAAGACTTGTGTCCTAAGTGGAAAACTCTATGTATACTATCCTGATGATGCAAGGAATGTTGGTGTTGTTTTCAATAATATCTATGAGTTGATTGGCTTAATCACGAATGACCAATACTACTCTGCCGATTCTCTCTCTAATAGTCAAAAG GTTTATGTGGACACATTGGTGAAGAAGGCATATGAGAATTGGATGCATGTTATTGAGTATGATGGCAAGTCTCTGCTAAATTACAATCAGAATAGGAATTTGGGTATGTCCCAACCTCAGGTTCCAGTGGGTTCCCATGATTATTCTATTTCAAACTCACTTGATCAGCAGATCTCTATCCCAAGTTTACCTGTTCCTGTACCTACAGGACAACCTTCAATGGATCCATCTGCAACAGTTGGAG GTTATCATCACGGTACGACTACCGGATTCTCAATCCAACCACATAATTCTAATCTTAATTCTTCTATTCAGTTTGGTAATACTGCATTCCCTCTACAAAACCTGCTGACGAGTGCTTCACACCAATCTCAACTTCCAACAAATGACAATGAGCTGTCACTTGGTCCCCCACAATCAGCCACTCCTGGCTTTCAGACTGTTGGCATTTCAGATCCTACTTACAGAGGATTTGAAGACTTCTTCCCAGAAGAAGATATTCGTATGAGAAGTCATGAGATGCTAGAAAATGAAGATATGCAGCATCTGCTCCGTATTTTTAATATGGGAGGGCAATCTCATTCTTCCTTTAATGCTCCTGAAGATGGATATCCTTATTCATCTCCTTACATGCCTGCAACCTCCATCAACTACAACATGGACGATGAGCGAAACCGTTCCTCGGGAAAGGCTGTTGTGGGATGGCTCAAGCTTAAGGCAGCTTTGAGATGGGGCATTTTTGTTCGGAAGAAAGCTGCTGAGAGACGGGCACGGCTTGTTGAGCTGGATGAATCATAG